A window from Malassezia restricta chromosome I, complete sequence encodes these proteins:
- a CDS encoding DNA-repair protein complementing XP-A cells — MDETIEAHRQRARQRLRNMAAPSPGPSTLRNATQSPTKPIQRPPPRDKALGDYIEFDLTRLRNSKGGFLEDTHEEEDAWKALEEKRKEREREMQRLRDQMEPGVSLDPKSRPTCEMCGTEDILYDPFLRVFNVRVCRACERAHAERYSLLTKTEVKEDYLLTDAELADGELLPHLLKKNPHKSTYSNMMLFLRCQVEAYAFSDAKWKSAEGLDAEYERRQEDRKRKRTRKFQQGLERLRKRTIRDNVWQERRDAEHVHDWRPCGVPHQQQCQGCGQRITVEEL; from the coding sequence atggacgaaACCATTGAGGCGCACCGCcagcgagcgcggcagcgtTTGCGAAACATGGCTGCACCGAGTCCGGGGCCTTCGACGCTACGGAATGCGACACAGTCACCTACCAAGCCGATACAGCGGCCACCGCCACGGGACAAGGCCCTGGGCGACTATATTGAGTTTGACTtgacgcgcctgcgcaaTTCCAAGGGTGGTTTCCTCGAAGATACGCATGAGGAGGAGGATGCATGGAAGGCCTTGGAGGAGAAgcgcaaggagcgcgagcgagaaatgcagcgcctgcgtgaCCAGATGGAGCCAGGCGTGAGTTTGGATCCCAAGTCGCGACCGACCTGCGAGATGTGTGGGACCGAGGACATATTGTATGATCCATTTCTGCGTGTCTTCAATGTGAGAGTATGCCGTGCATGTGAGCGTGCACACGCCGAGCGATACAGTCTCCTGACCAAGACCGAAGTGAAAGAAGACTATCTGCTGACGGACGCTGAACTGGCCGATGGCGAGCTCCTGCCCCATCTCCTGAAGAAAAACCCACACAAGTCGACCTACAGTAATATGATGTTGTTTCTCCGATGTCAAGTCGAGGCATATGCATTTTCCGACGCTAAATGGAAGTCTGCcgagggcctcgatgccgagTACGAGCGACGGCAAGAAGAccgcaagcgcaagcgaACGCGCAAATTTCAGCAAGGACTCGAGCGACTACGAAAGCGGACGATCCGCGATAATGTGTGGCaagagcgccgcgatgcgGAGCACGTGCACGACTGGCGGCCGTGTGGTGTGCCGCATCAGCAGCAGTGCCAGGGTTGTGGGCAGCGTATCACCGTGGAGGAGTTGTAA
- a CDS encoding prolactin regulatory element-binding protein: MVHRHSTLSTGWPVYAISFLDNRHFVYAGGGGACRTGVPNMLRATEIQWPSPEPDAAPSLCQSGEITLRSDEDAPMCLAVNPYHAHLVCGINAPAEQMQRPTERGNEHVRVFTYDVQSHPAARAQAEALTTDIRLYMSMASLGITDPEHYQKTVAFSPDGKLLAVASTDGRIQLHRYPSMMPVFSLHLGVVSLGEEVYDTDFSHDGRQLAVTTPTRIVIFSTTPQTVKAATPTFAPRILQVLERPKLGGSVGASFRMGKFGRGPASEVGTKNRLYALINAQAVQGSKKRPSYVMMWDADTWRCMSSCAVSHKPATTMAVSPHGRYVAVGSSDLGITLLRASTLHTLLKISDAHDFPPTCLAFSPNGRMLVSASADSSVRLTVLPTSLLPMLMISDEIIFVAFFVAILLMALLIPHLLHTS, from the coding sequence atggtgcatAGGCACTCGACGTTGTCGACGGGATGGCCCGTCTATGCGATCAGCTTTCTTGATAACCGACACTTTGTGTATGCgggtggtggcggtgcatgcCGCACGGGCGTTCCGAACATGCTAAGGGCTACGGAGATCCAGTGGCCGTCGCCAGAGCCGGATGCAGCTCCGTCGCTGTGTCAGAGCGGTGAGATCACCTTGCGTTCGGATGAGGATGCGCCGATGTGCCTGGCTGTCAATCCGTATCATGCGCATCTTGTATGTGGCATCAATGCTCCTGCTGAGCAAATGCAGCGCCCGACGGAGCGTGGGAATGAGCATGTGCGAGTGTTCACCTACGACGTGCAGTCTCATCCCGCCGCTAGGGCGCAAGCCGAGGCCTTGACGACAGATATTCGGCTCTACATGTCGATGGCATCGCTGGGTATCACCGATCCTGAGCACTATCAAAAGACGGTGGCTTTTTCGCCGGACGGCAAGCTACTGGCCGTGGCTAGCACGGACGGACGTATTCAGCTGCACAGGTATCCCAGCATGATGCCCGTGTTTTCCCTGCACCTGGGCGTCGTGTCGCTGGGCGAAGAAGTGTACGATACTGACTTTTCGCATGACGGCAGGCAACTCGCCGTCACGACGCCCACACGCATCGTGATCTTttcgacgacgccgcaAACGGTGAAAGCAGCGACGCCCACGTTTGCTCCACGGATCCTGCAGGTGCTTGAGCGGCCCAAACTAGGAGGCAGCGTGGGTGCATCGTTCCGGATGGGCAAGTTTGGCCGTGGTCCCGCATCCGAGGTGGGCACGAAGAACCGCTTGTATGCGTTGATCAATGCACAGGCGGTGCAAGGCAGCAAGAAACGCCCGAGCTATGTCATGATGTGGGACGCTGATACATGGAGgtgcatgtcgtcgtgcgccgtgtcccACAAGCCGGCGACAACGATGGCCGTGAGTCCGCACGGTCGGTACGTAGCCGTGGGCTCCTCGGATCTGGGCATTACACTGCTGCGCGCAAGCACACTGCATACGCTGCTCAAAATCAGCGACGCACATGACTTCCCTCCGACCTGCCTCGCATTTTCGCCCAACGGTCGCATGCTCGTAAGTGCGAGTGCAGACAGTTCTGTGCGGTTGACCGTGCTTCCCACCAGTCTTTTGCCCATGCTCATGATCTCAGACGAGATCATCTTTGTCGCGTTCTTTGTAGCCATTCTGCTCATGGCGCTGCTGATTCCGCATCTCTTGCACACATCATAG
- a CDS encoding sphingolipid 8-(E)-desaturase, producing the protein MTTDDAAASPPQPELPRHVLTRAQLAQRIAQGEVLVVHRRLVYKLDNWVHHHPGGDTAILHFVGRDAKDEIEVYHSDETIAFMRRFAIAQLAEEDATDLRVGRLFRPLMPPIQLGYRDGHLDHPHAQLAAWNAISQKQSGDAKVRAQCFPLPVEMLEPPPSKTTLEREAHISQAFEELHERIKNAGMYTLHPWNYGRECIRYVLFAIGAYVFFHLAHTTIPASYGPWQALSYMASAISLGALWHQVAFTAHDAGHTGITHIYWLDRLIGVIVASYIGGLSLLWWCDNHDIHHLVTNHPEHDPDIQHMPIFAISPSLIPSKAYPGKNEPAGLWSSYYRRIMPLDAAARFLLPHQHKLYFVIMSVARFNLYALSYSFLLLRARRDKWFYIESLGLACFWYWFTVHVLALIPTWSLRIAYLLVSHIITSPLHVQIVLSHFAQDTSDLGPQECFASRQIRTTMDVACPKYLDFFHGGLHMQVAHHLFPRLPRHNLRETRDRFVEPFCKEHGLVYDEMNFISGNGKVVSRLEEIATQVRVLCCVAQAQAEGKL; encoded by the coding sequence ATGACGACCgatgatgcagcagcgtctccTCCCCAGCCGGAGCTGCCCCGGCATGTACTTACACGTGCTCAgctggcacagcgcatTGCACAGGGAGAAGTCCTCGTGGTGCACCGCCGCCTTGTGTACAAACTAGACAACTGGGTCCATCATCATCCCGGTGGAGACACGGCGATCTTGCACTTTGTTGGCCGTGACGCGAAGGATGAGATCGAAGTGTATCATTCTGACGAGACGATTGCCTTTATGCGCCGTTTTGCGATTGCCCAGCTCGCGGAGGAAGATGCGACAGACCTTCGAGTGGGGCGCCTATTCCGTCCCCTCATGCCACCCATCCAGCTAGGATACCGCGACGGCCATCTGGACCATCCGCACGCTCAGCTCGCCGCCTGGAACGCCATCTCGCAAAAGCAAAGCGGCGATGCCAAGGTGCGTGCTCAGTGCTTCCCCCTACCAGTGGAAATGCTGGAACCGCCGCCGTCCAAAacgacgctcgagcgtgaaGCTCACATTTCCCAGGCTTTTGAAGAGCTTCATGAACGCATCAAAAACGCAGGCATGTACACACTGCATCCATGGAACTACGGGCGCGAGTGCATTCGGTACGTGCTGTTTGCGATAGGCGCCTACGTCTTCTTCCATCTCGCCCACACAACGATACCAGCATCCTATGGACCTTGGCAGGCTCTGTCGTACATGGCCTCGGCCATCTCGCTCGGTGCCCTTTGGCACCAGGTGGCATTCACTGCTCATGATGCTGGACACACGGGCATCACACACATCTATTGGCTTGATCGATTGATCGGCGTCATCGTGGCGTCCTACATTGGCGGTCTGTCTCTCTTGTGGTGGTGTGACAATCATGACATTCACCACCTCGTAACGAATCACCCTGAGCATGATCCGGATATCCAACACATGCCCATTTTCGCTATAAGCCCGAGTCTCATCCCCTCCAAAGCTTACCCTGGCAAAAATGAGCCGGCCGGTTTGTGGTCGTCTTACTACCGCCGCATCATGCCATTAGATGCGGCAGCTCGATTCCTGCTGCCGCACCAACACAAGCTCTACTTTGTCATCATGTCTGTTGCGCGCTTCAACCTGTATGCCCTGTCCTACTCTTTCTTGTTGctgcgcgcacgacgcgacAAGTGGTTCTacatcgagtcgctgggTCTCGCCTGCTTCTGGTACTGGTTCAcggtgcatgtgctcgccCTTATCCCAACGTGGTCCCTTCGCATTGCATACCTACTCGTGTCTCATATCATCACGAGCCCCTTGCACGTGCAAATTGTACTCTCCCACTTTGCGCAGGACACGAGCGATTTGGGTCCCCAGGAGTGCTTTGCATCGCGCCAGATTCGCACGACCATGGACGTGGCTTGCCCCAAGTACCTCGACTTTTTCCACGGCGGTCTGCACATGCAGGTGGCGCACCATCTTTTCCCGCGCTTACCGCGCCACAACttgcgcgagacgcgcgatCGCTTCGTCGAGCCGTTTTGTAAGGAGCATGGCTTAGTCTACGACGAAATGAACTTTATATCCGGCAACGGTAAAGTCGTGTCGCGCCTCGAAGAGATCGCGACACAAGTGCGCGTCttgtgctgcgtcgcgcagGCCCAGGCCGAGGGAAAGCTATAG